One genomic region from Prunus persica cultivar Lovell chromosome G3, Prunus_persica_NCBIv2, whole genome shotgun sequence encodes:
- the LOC18782337 gene encoding CASP-like protein 3A1: MASSRKTTSVDDEVAEVGKVVVEINGTMTDAGASSLLRKGDVAQVCLRVMCMAASVTALLFMVTAREASTVSIYGFQLPVNSKWSFADSFEYLVGVSAAVVAHLLLQLVIIVSRLLRKSPLIPSRNHAWLTYAGDQVLAYAMMSAGSAASGVSNLNRTGIRHMALPDFCKPLHIFCDHVAISIACTFLSSLLLAISAIQNVIWLSNN; encoded by the exons ATGGCGAGCAGCCGAAAAACGACTTCGGTCGACGACGAGGTAGCGGAGGTCGggaaggtggtggtggagatcaATGGAACCATGACTGACGCCGGAGCCAGTAGCTTGCTCCGGAAGGGTGACGTGGCGCAGGTGTGCCTGAGGGTGATGTGCATGGCGGCTTCGGTGACGGCGCTGTTGTTCATGGTGACAGCCAGGGAGGCGAGCACTGTCTCCATCTACGGATTTCAGCTCCCCGTTAACTCCAAGTGGTCTTTCGCCGACTCCTTCGA GTATCTGGTGGGAGTTTCAGCAGCTGTGGTAGCTCACTTATTGCTGCAACTAGTAATAATTGTGTCAAGGCTGCTGAGGAAGTCTCCATTAATTCCCTCGAGAAATCATGCATGGCTTACTTATGCTGGGGATCAG GTACTTGCATATGCAATGATGAGCGCAGGGTCAGCTGCATCCGGGGTAAGCAACCTGAACCGTACCGGGATCCGGCACATGGCTCTGCCTGATTTTTGTAAACCTTTGCACATTTTCTGCGACCATGTTGCAATCTCAATAGCCTGCACTTTCTTGAGCAGCCTCTTGCTGGCCATATCTGCTATCCAGAATGTGATTTGGCTCTCAAACAACTGA
- the LOC18782963 gene encoding probable inactive ATP-dependent zinc metalloprotease FTSHI 2, chloroplastic, whose product MACQCLLGSYSSSSLSPNPKPKTLNKNPPKPLAPSSISSHLSTTDDNDENDKTHKPNFDFLKLSVTLTVISTALPQIPTGIAAVKEKKRVPKKSTLKKSEALSHQELQSWSQGLPVVSNRIPYTQLLILNQEGKLKHVIKPPGVELQKRVEPVLVVLEDNRVLRTVLPSVDSDRRFWEQWEELKIESLCVNAYTPPLKRPEVPSPYLGFVAKWPAFLSSFVKPKKESKRAMELRRAREEFKTQRKEELERMRKERDMIDKAMKAQKKEEERRVRREMRKKKHDESLRQARRNYLEMANVWANLAQDSNVATALGLVFFYIFYRTVVFSYRRQKKDYEDRLKIEKAEAEERKKMRELEREMEGIEGEEEEEIEQGKGEQNPYLKMAMQFMKSGARVRRAHNKRLPQYLERGVDVKFSDVAGLGKIRLELEEIVKFFTHGEMYRRRGVKIPGGILLCGPPGVGKTLLAKAVAGEAGVNFFSISASQFVEIYVGVGASRVRALYQEARENAPSVVFIDELDAVGRERGLIKGSGGQERDATLNQLLVSLDGFEGRGEVITIASTNRPDILDPALVRPGRFDRKIYIPKPGLIGRIEILKVHARKKPMAEDVDYMAIASMTDGMVGAELANIVEVAAINMMRDGRTEITTDDLLQAAQMEERGMLDRKERSLDTWKQVAINEAAMAVVAVNYPDLKNIEFVTIAPRAGRELGYVRMKMDPIKFKEGMLTRQSLLDHITVQLAPRAADELWFGEDQLSTIWAETADNARSAARTYVLGGLSEKHHGLSNFWVADRLNDLDTEALQIVNMCYERAKEILRKNRKLMDAVVDELVQKKSLTKQEFCSLVELHGSIKPMPPSILDIRAAKRKQFQDMMMNQKEPALGSNL is encoded by the exons ATGGCCTGCCAATGCCTTCTGGGCTCttactcatcttcttctctatcCCCAAAccccaaacccaaaaccctcaataaaaacccaccaaaaccTCTCGCTCCATCCTCCATTTCCTCCCACCTCTCAACCACGGATGATAATGATGAAAACGATAAAACCCACAAACCCAATTTCGATTTCCTCAAGCTTTCTGTAACTCTCACTGTAATCTCCACCGCTCTCCCCCAAATCCCAACCGGCATAGCCGCCGTCAAAGAGAAAAAGCGAGTGCCCAAGAAGTCCACGCTCAAAAAATCCGAAGCTTTATCTCATCAAGAGCTCCAGTCTTGGTCCCAAGGCCTCCCCGTCGTCTCCAATCGAATTCCGTACACCCAGCTCTTGATATTGAACCAGGAAGGTAAGCTCAAACATGTTATCAAGCCTCCTGGtgttgaattgcaaaaaagGGTAGAGCCCGTATTGGTTGTTCTCGAAGATAATCGGGTTCTACGCACCGTTTTGCCTTCGGTGGATAGCGATAGGAGGTTTTGGGAACAATGGGAAGAGTTGAAAATCGAGTCTTTGTGCGTCAATGCCTATACGCCGCCGCTTAAACGGCCGGAGGTTCCGTCACCGTACTTGGGTTTTGTGGCGAAATGGCCGGCGTTTTTGTCGTCATTTGTGAAGCCGAAGAAGGAGAGCAAGAGAGCTATGGAGTTGAGGAGAGCGAGGGAGGAGTTTAAGACGCAGAGGAAGGAGGAGCTTGAGAGAATGAGGAAGGAACGAGATATGATCGATAAGGCCATGAAGGCCCAGAAGAAagaggaggagaggagagtgaggagagagatgaggaaaaagaaacacGATGAGTCATTGCGTCAGGCACGTAGGAATTATCTGGAGATGGCCAATGTATGGGCCAATTTGGCTCAGGACTCCAATGTTGCCACTGCGCTTGGACTGGTGTTCTTCTATATTTTTTACAGGACCGTAGTGTTTAGTTATAGGAGGCAGAAGAAGGACTATGAGGATAGGTTGAAGATTGAAAAGGCGGAGGCGGAGGAGAGGAAGAAAATGAGGGAATTGGAGAGGGAGATGGAGGGGATTGAGggtgaggaggaggaggagattgAGCAAGGGAAGGGTGAGCAAAACCCTTATTTGAAAATGGCTATGCAGTTCATGAAGTCTGGGGCTCGGGTGCGACGAGCTCATAATAAGAGGCTGCCTCAGTATTTGGAGAGAGGCGTGGATGTTAAGTTTTCGGATGTAGCTGGCCTTGGGAAGATCCGGCTTGAGCTTGAGGAGATTGTCAAGTTCTTCACTCATGGTGAAATGTATAGGAGAAGAGGAGTTAAAATACCAG GTGGGATACTTCTTTGTGGCCCTCCTGGAGTGGGTAAGACCTTGCTTGCAAAAGCTGTAGCTGGTGAGGCAGGCGTCAACTTCTTTTCCATTTCGGCCTCTCAGTTTGTGGAGATATATGTTGGGGTTGGTGCATCTCGTGTCCGAGCACTTTATCAGGAAGCAAGGGAAAAC GCTCCATCGGTTGTCTTCATTGATGAGTTGGATGCTGTTGGAAGGGAGCGTGGTTTGATCAAGGGTTCTGGTGGGCAAGAACGTGATGCTACTCTTAATCAG CTCCTTGTTTCTTTGGATGGGTTTGAAGGAAGAGGTGAAGTGATCACTATTGCTTCCACAAATAGACCAGACATTCTAGATCCAGCTCTTGTCAGACCTGGACGGTTTGATCGAAAGATATATATCCCTAAGCCTGGTCTTATAGGTCGCATTGAAATTTTGAAG GTCCATGCACGCAAGAAGCCTATGGCTGAAGACGTGGACTATATGGCTATTGCTAGTATGACtgatggaatggttggtgcaGAGCTAGCTAACATAGTTGAGGTTGCCGCAATCAACATGATGCGTGATGGAAGGACTGAG ATTACTACTGATGACCTATTACAAGCTGCACaaatggaagaaagaggaatGCTGGATAGGAAGGAGAGAAGTTTAGATACATGGAAGCAAGTAGCTATTAATGAGGCCGCTATGGCTGTTGTTGCTGTGAACTATCCTGACCTTAAAAATATTGAGTTC GTCACAATTGCTCCTAGAGCTGGCAGGGAGTTGGGTTATGTGAGAATGAAAATGGATCCTATCAAGTTCAAAGAAGGAATGCTTAC TCGGCAATCACTCCTGGATCATATCACTGTTCAACTGGCACCACGTGCAGCTGATGAACTTTGGTTCGGTGAGGATCAG TTAAGTACTATATGGGCTGAAACGGCAGACAATGCTAGGTCAGCCGCACGAACGTATGTTCTTGGTGGCCTTTCAGAGAAACATCACGGGCTATCTAATTTCTGGGTTGCAGATCGACTCAAT GACCTTGATACGGAAGCATTGCAAATTGTCAACATGTGTTATGAACGTGCAAAAGAG ATTCTGCGGAAAAATCGAAAGCTCATGGATGCGGTGGTGGATGAACTTGTCCAGAAGAAGAGTTTAACCAAACAAGAATTCTGTAGCCTAGTTGAGTTACATGGTTCAATCAAACCTATGCCACCTAGCATACTTGACATCAGGGCTGCCAAACGGAAGCAGTTCCAAGATATGATGATGAACCAAAAGGAACCAGCTTTGGGGAGCAACTTATGA